TGTTCAATGCACAACATGTGCCCGGGTTTGCTGTTATTATGCACCGAAGCCTACGCCAAAAGCTCCTAAAATTATTATCATTCTGAACAAAGGATTGATGGTCACTGTCAGGATACCCTACATTCATCCCGATGCACTGCCTGAGAAGCGTGAGAAGCTTACTCTGGCTGCCTGCACTCGTGCCTTTGCCGCTCCGTGCCTTGCCCTTGTTATTTACTTCAAGACCCTAGCTTTGAGTCCCTTCTCCAATCGCTAGATATGTCGTCTGACCACCCCTAGATTGCATTCATGTCTGTTGTTCGCCATCACAATGGTTGGCTCCGTGGTTTGTCCGTGGACACATGGTGCTAGGCCCACATTTGATGCGGGCACCTTCGAGCTCGGTGAGTAGAAAGGGCAACCCCATGACCATGGTGGAGGTCACGGAACCAGAACAGCCTGCAGCGAAGGAGGCGATGGCTATTGCCGGGGCGTCGGTGTTTGAGTTCAGATGGCTGTTGGTGGAGGCTCGGCTTGCATTGCCATCATGACCATGGTGGAAGCGGTCCCCAGGCATTGTCGACGTGAACCGGGCGTTTCTCGCCTCCATACAAAGCGCACATATGGTCCGCCATGAGGTAGCACCACAAAATGTGGACTGTCTGGCTCTTCGAGTAGATGAAGAATGAGGATAAGGAGGCATTGAAGCAGCACGACGACGATGCAAACCACGCCGGCCCCCAACGATGACGAGGCTGGACCGTCTGGCGTGATGGTCTTCGTCCTCACCTCCGACAAAGAGTAAATCCAAAATTCAATGAAAATAAAATGCCTGCGGTCTTTGAGTAAATCTTTACGGCTGGCTGTCCACGGACATTTGGAGATGTCCATTTGGTAAACCATGCTAGAGAAGCCTTAGTGCTACATTATACATATTTTGTCGAATTATGGGAGCATCTGCCCTCCTGAACAAATCCATCACCTCTGGCACCCCGAACCCACTAGAATGTGAGCGAGAATGGGGGATGCCGCTAAGGCATCTTTTGCTTTTCAGACAAAGGATGTCGGTGGACATTTTCGGTAGAAGTGAAAAATGTTCATAAGTGGACCTCTCAAAGGTATAAATAAGTAGACATTAGTCTTACTGGTTCGGTCTTTTTTTTTATGATGCCCACATTTCATACTTCTCAATTCTTATTTATTCAAGGGTTTCGTATGTACTCAGTGACTCTCTATTCAGATGCAGCGTCAAGAGAGCTTTATTCGGCCTTTGTATGTCCGTCTTCCCTTCCTGTCCATCTCCTTCGGTCAGGCAGTTCTGCTTCTGATGCCAGAGGAGCAGGGTGGTATAGAAGGGTAGTTATGTCTGAGCTTGGAGGTTCCGCACAAATTCAGAGGTGTCCACATGCAGTCCAGAATTATGTGACCTGTTCTGTGCAGTCATCTCTGCCTGTTGCTCACCGTGACAACATGTATACGATGTTGCCAGGTAGCTCTGTACGCGCAAACCCGAAATATGCCTGTGTATCCGAAATATACACATGTCCAAGTATACAAACAGGCAACAAGCACTCGTCAATGAGCAAAGTAGCCCATATAGCACAATCAAACCAAATTAGCGCATGTTCTTTCCCAGAATTTTCAGTTGTGCATCAAATGAGCATCACTACAAAGTTGTCATACATTATTACACTTCAGAAATATACATAAATCATGGAGTGTAGGTTCTTTTCATAGCGCCGCCATCACCACATGATCTAAGTCAGCATTCGCGTGATCACATCTACAGGGAGCAGGCCTTGGAGCTGACATAATTCAGTCTGCAATTGAAAACACCTACCACACCTTCTATTGCGAAAGGATGTTAAGAGTTGTAAAGTTTTTTTTAAAAGACGTACAAGAGTCATAATATGAAGAAAAGAAATCCCACAAACTGGTTACAAGCCAAGATGCTACCACATGCTTACAGTGACCGTAAACTTGGAACATCAACTGCCAAACATGCTGAACTCTATAAACCACACAAAATCCTAAGATACTAAAAATTGACTTGGTCAGCACATTAAGAGTATTTGCATCGCTATGTAGTCTGTACATAATAGCTTTCTAAATGGTTTAGAAAGGTATTGTACTGACTTTTAAGTTCCACTTATCTTTCAAGACTGTATCATCACATCAGAATTTATTTAGGCCTGAACTAAAAACAAAGAACACCCAAATGTCTGTTGCTACCACACTTTTGTAAAGATATGTTGTGGTTGAATAACATAAATCATGGGCAAAGACTCAACTAAAAAAACATTCTTTTTTCAGATCCTAGCATGCAGAAACATGGACCGGagtagtttaatattttattattgATTAACAGCTTAAGCAGTGAACCTCAGCTGGATCATTTGAACCTTACTTGTCAGCATAACAAGAGTGCATGCAGCAAAATGATCACCAGCGTCATCAACCCCCACcagcatcaccatcatcatctccatcaCCAGCACCATCATCATCATTAAGGGATACAGCACAAACAATATCAACGGCAACAGCAAGCAACTTGTGTGTTCACCCTTTATCAACCAGCacctcttcaccacatcatgtaaCTAGAAAGGTGCAAATTACCATTTATAGTAAGTGCCCAACACTGGAAAGGAAATAGTAATACTTAGTGCTAATAGACAAGATTGAATGGGAAGAAGGTGAAGTAGTACATATAGTTCTAACAAGTATCCAGACATCCACAAAGCAGCATCTGTAGCTTGAAGTAGTCACTGATGTCAAGCACCATAACATTTTTAATTTGTAACTGCAGATTGTTCATGATAAAGCAACTGAACAGCCTCCGATATGAGCAGCTATGTTCCATTGATCCTGTAGACAGAAGCACAAGTCATGTTATCGCATGCTAGGGTATCAACTGTGATGACGTATATAATTTGAACAGTTTAGAGACCTCAGTTGTTTGACATTCAGCTCATGTTGAAGGGCTACGAGAGTCTGGAGACCGGTCATCATTGCGCCTAACAGGAGAACGGTCATCATTGCGCCTAACAGGAGAACGGTCATCATTGCGCCTAACAGGAGAACGGTCATCATTGCGCTTAGCAGGAGATCGATCATCATTGCGCTTAGCAGGAGACCCCTCGCGAGGAGGTGGTGTCTTGCGAGGGGAGCGACTAGTGCTTCTGCGTGCAGGCGACAAACTGCAATAATAAAGGGCATCAGGTAAATTCAGTAAAACGGAACAAAAGAGATGATTCCTGGATGTGCATACCTGTCTCTGCCACCCTTCCTGTCATCATCAGGGCTGTAGCTGCGGCTCCTGCTACGACTAGGACTTCTATGTGCAGccaaaaaatatataattaaagaTGAATGTATGGTATATAACCCAGCATAAAACAACAATGATTATCTGGATCTGTATACCTGTCTCTGCCACGCCTCTTGTAATCATCAGGGCTAGTGCTACGACTCCTGCTACGACGATGATGATCCCTCTCTCTGTACCTGTCACGTCCATATCTATCTCCACTCCGACTCCGACTTCGCCTTCTAGAATCTCTGCCCCGATGATCATCACGGTACCTGCAGATGAGGTATGCACGTGATTTTTTGGCATTGTGAAAAAAAAAAGCAACAAGAATGGAGGAAATCCGAATAGAATCCCACTTTGATAGATAATCTTATCATTAGGAACATGGCTTCGTCCATCGACGTGATCAATAGACATGGTAGCAGTCAGCAAAGCCGACAACCATGGCATGTCCATAGTTTCATGCTGAAGAACTTACTGGAACCTCCGTTACTTACACAACTACTGAACTACAGCCCTATTTCtcttgctttctttctttctttataaTGTGCTTCAATTGAATCCCAAACCAGATAAGCCGCCCACGTGAAATACAGCACATGGGGCTTGTGCACAAGCCAAAGTTCCCTCCGAAAGGGCTATACACATGTGCATGGTAAATGAAATGTACAATATACTACAGTGGGAAAACGACAACGAAGAAATATATGataacatgtatatatatctaGGAAAAAAATACCCCCGTCTTGGACTGCGGCTTCTGGAACGACCCCTTGGCTTCGGGACCGTTTCCATGATTCGCCCTTTCTGACTGCAAAGTTCAGGCAAAAGAATATTAGGCCATTGGCTTCAACACTAACAAACAGAACAGCTTTATGATAGGTGCTAGTTCATTCTTTTACATAGAGCAATTTTCATGAACTTCTTGGAATAATCAATTCTGACTACATAGTGTATATGCTGACAAAATATGCATAGCTTACTTTTCTCACTATAGAGAAAACAATGTATGAGAAATAAACTTTATCAGGTAGTATTATGGTTAGCGCATGCCCACTTCTTGCTGATTACCATTGCCAACAGAAAATTACAAGAAAATGATTCCTAGACAGAGTACCACATATTCACACAAGTTGTAAGTTGTAACCTGGTACATAATAAGAGTTAATATGTTGAGATCAGCAAATTGTGTAATTAAAACAACATCATAATTGCTCTAGTATTGAGTAACCTAATATTGCACCATACTGATGTAACCTAACACTTTGGGAATGATGGTTCATAATCAAAGATAATTCATGGCATCCAAATGTAGCAAAATCTTCAAAACCATCGATTCCTTTGCTCTAGTGTCTAGTACCGAGTAATCTAACTGTTGCACTAGACATAGGGTATGTAGTGTCTAACACATCCAACCAGGAAGTTTACATCTAGCAAATGACCGGTTCATGCCTAAATATCAAGACATCGGCATTGGCTAAAAAATAGTCCCTCCATACACAAATATAAGATTTTGTAACTTTTTTTCTGGatgggatgtatatagacacattttagcatgtttattcactcatttcagttcctatgtagtccatattgaaatatccaaaacaccTTATATTTGTGAACCGAGGGAGTAAGTGTCAATATCAAGATTTCCTCAATAATTATGCCAGTAGTCAGGAAAGACGTTGAATCTTACATCCGCTCAGCATTTGGGCCGTACTTGGCAAACTGCACCATCATCTCCCTCCCGTCCACCAACCTCCCTGGAAGATAACCAACAAAATGAAGTTGAATCCAATCCTAAAACATGTATCACAGAAATTTCAAATTCGCATGGAGGAGAGGAACCCACCGTCCAGGCGATCAACTGCCTTCTGGGCCTCGTCCTCATACTTGTACCTCACAAAGGCAAACCCTCGCGAGTCGCCAGTCCTGCAGAAAATAGATGCGCCAACAACATGAATCAACTCCCAAAAACCTAAAAATTCCGTGTGCAGATGTACAAACAACATGAATCAAATCCCACAACCCTAAAATTTCCGTGTGCACACTCCGCAGCCCTACAGGACACCCACCCAATCTACACACGAACACAGACCAACTGCCAAACCAGCATACGAAGAACCTAGGGTTTTATTTGTCTTTTTTTGCCTACCTGCGGTCCCTGGGGATGTAGATGTCGACGAcctcgccgtacttgtcgaagagCGGGAAAAGGTCATCGGCCGTCGTACCTGCGAGACACGCACGGGGAGGATTAGAGCAGCCGCCTATTGGAGGCGTACCTCGGAGAGAAGGGAAGAGCGCGGTGGAGATGCGAAGGGGTCACTTACGGAAGGTGATGTTGAGGACGAGGAGGGAGTAGGTGTCGCGGATCGGCGGCGGGCCGGAGCGCCCGAAGCGAGACATctcgccggagccggagcaggAGGCGGCGCGGGGGGCGGAGCGGCGGTTGAGGAGAGGCGAGGCGAGCGGATTGGGGGAAACGACGAGCGACGAGATGTGGGGGGAACGCGAGGGTGGGTTGGGTGGCCACAAGAAGGTGCCGATCCTTCTAGGGCTCACACGCACGCGGCACGGCGGAGGGTACGTGGGCCTAACCGTTCGGCCTGTTTTAAAGCGATCGATCTTGATACCAGGCCGGACTATTATCTAAAAAAGGAAAACAGGCCGGCCCGATCCTCTTTTGTTTGCGACTAGCAAAAAtacctgtgcgttgcaacgggagaaataaATCCTTGCATACCCATTTGCCTCCGAACATAAAATTGGTAGGACAAAGTATTCGGCAATGTGGTCATAGAAAAGAGTAGACTTGTGGACAGATAGGAGGAGGCAGTGGTGGTTTTAAGATCGAACAATATGTGTTAGAATAATGGGGCACAACATCCTCATTACCTTGCTCCCCCTCTCCCATTCTTCTTCCTCGCGtagcctttcttcctcctcttcctcttgggcCATCCAAAGGTCCCAGACCCTcccacctccgcctccacctccacctccgccactTGCATCTCATCTGCATCTGATCATGCTCTCGGGCCTCCATCTTTACATCTACTTGTTGCTTCGGATCCTCTTCGATCTACAATAGCTGGGCCGACATCCCTGCCACTCAAGACCCCTTGGTCCTTCCGTTCCTTCACATCTCGTAATCCGTCATTATCGCCCCAAAGTTTGGATCAATAAAATTATTGGCAATCATAATAAATTACTAACATGTGAGCAACGGCCTATCTCAGTGTGTCAATGCGGAAGCAACATTTATGTATGGTCAACTTCACCTCCACCGTCGCAATCAACTCTTCCTTGTATGCTCCAACACCATTCTTCTTGGCTAGCTTTGCATTTTTGTTTCATCCAGCAGGACTTGAGGAGTGGATGATTCTTTACAAAGTCATCATCGTCATTAACTCGGGTGTTGAGCCTTTGCCTCCCGGGTGTTGTTTTAAAGTTCCTTCTTGCCCACTTATCATTTCCAACAAGCTCATTGTAGCAATAATGCAAAGTAAAGGCCTTGGAGCATTTCTCTTGTCCAATTACTTTTAAAGAGGTTGTATGATGAGCTCATACTCATACTTGGGGATTCCACTTGGCGGCGCAAGGTTGACTAGCTAAACACATCTTGCATTGATCTTGGATCACATTCCAACGATGGGTGATAAACCCAATTGTGCGGTTGGAGGGGACGAACACATTGCTATTGTAGTACTCTTCGATGCCCCACCAAAGTCGCTCCTTTTTTTTATCAGCCCCGACAGTGTCATCAAGAGAGATGTCAATATGAGCTTCACACAAGCTTTATcttcctcggtgttgtagttgcaCGACCTACTCCTCCTTTTCAATGTTCCGTGCCCAACCCATtcacctcctcaacctcctccgccatctcggcaTTTCTTGCCATCGCTTGCCTATGTGGCATGGTCATTACAATGTCGTCGAGGCTGAGTGTGTGGCTTGCATTCAATTGTTCCATGAAATCGTTCGCATCATCATTCAATTGCTCAAATACAGTACCAAATTAAAACCTAGCAATCAATATCAAATCATGCATCATTCAATTGAGCAATTGCAGATCAACAATATTTTTTACCTTGCGAGCATATCCTCAGAGCACGCCGGCCTCACTCCTTGTCTCACTTGAATCCGTCTCCTCTTTAGCCAACGGGGTTGAGAAAGGGCAGCTCGGTTGTAGGAGGTCGAGGAGTAGTCGTCGACTTTAGGGGACGCAGATGGGGTGACTAcaaccttcttcctcttcttcttcgccaatGTAATCATGTTGTCCGCTGCCTTGGCTGATGGTACTGGTTGCCTGCCGGAAGGGCCAAGAGCGATAGGGTGGTGGCGGCGGAGCGACCGGTAACCAAAAGACGTTGATCCCTTGGTGTCGTTGCGGCTCCAAATTCACAACCGATGATGGGTCTCCTGGATGAGGGTGGACAAGGGTGCGACTATCCATTCCAGCGATTCAGGGCCGACGTCTGTCGTTAGCGGTGCGAGCGATGGTGGTGTTGGGGTTGGGCAGGAAAGCTGCAGACAAGTGGTAAGCAGCATGACGTGTCCCTATTTTTTTCGAGAAGTGGgcggggtgggggggtgggggtgtTAGGGAGATGGTTATACTTGAGGAGTTGTGGGGGATATGCTAGATGACGCTTAATCCCCTAAGGAAAACACAAATCTCCTCAAATATAGCTTTTAGCAAATCTACTAGAGTTGAGAGTTAAGAAGATTAAAAGTCCACTGATTGATTAGAGGGAATGTCACTCAT
This region of Triticum aestivum cultivar Chinese Spring chromosome 2D, IWGSC CS RefSeq v2.1, whole genome shotgun sequence genomic DNA includes:
- the LOC123052029 gene encoding serine/arginine-rich splicing factor SC35 isoform X2, translated to MSRFGRSGPPPIRDTYSLLVLNITFRTTADDLFPLFDKYGEVVDIYIPRDRRTGDSRGFAFVRYKYEDEAQKAVDRLDGRLVDGREMMVQFAKYGPNAERIQKGRIMETVPKPRGRSRSRSPRRGYRDDHRGRDSRRRSRSRSGDRYGRDRYRERDHHRRSRSRSTSPDDYKRRGRDSLSPARRSTSRSPRKTPPPREGSPAKRNDDRSPAKRNDDRSPVRRNDDRSPVRRNDDRSPVRRNDDRSPDSRSPST
- the LOC123052029 gene encoding serine/arginine-rich splicing factor SC35 isoform X1, whose protein sequence is MSRFGRSGPPPIRDTYSLLVLNITFRTTADDLFPLFDKYGEVVDIYIPRDRRTGDSRGFAFVRYKYEDEAQKAVDRLDGRLVDGREMMVQFAKYGPNAERIQKGRIMETVPKPRGRSRSRSPRRGYRDDHRGRDSRRRSRSRSGDRYGRDRYRERDHHRRSRSRSTSPDDYKRRGRDRSPSRSRSRSYSPDDDRKGGRDSLSPARRSTSRSPRKTPPPREGSPAKRNDDRSPAKRNDDRSPVRRNDDRSPVRRNDDRSPVRRNDDRSPDSRSPST